In Mercurialis annua linkage group LG6, ddMerAnnu1.2, whole genome shotgun sequence, the following are encoded in one genomic region:
- the LOC126685994 gene encoding aspartic proteinase 36, producing the protein MNCLTLLFFSLILIIAANVSANSGVFSVKYRFAGQQQSLSDLKAHDDRRQLRILAGVDLPLGGSGRADALGLYYAKIGIGTPSKDYYVQVDTGSDIMWVNCIQCRECPRTSSLGMDLTLYNLKESVTGKLVPCDQEFCYEVNGGPLSGCTANMTCPYLEIYGDGSSTAGYFVKDVMQYDGVSGDFQTTSANGSVIFGCGARQSGDLSASNEEALDGILGFGKANSSMISQLAANGKVKKIFAHCLDGINGGGIFAMGHVVQPKVNMTPLIPNQPHYNVNMTAVQVGKDFLPLPTDVFEAGDRKGAIIDSGTTLAYLPEFIYEPLVSKIISQQPHLEVRTVRDEYTCFQYSGSVDDDFPVVMFHFENSVFLKVHPHEYLFPFESLLCIGWQNSGMQSRDRRNMTLLGDLVLSNKLVLYDLENQAIGWTEYNCSSSIKVQDERTGTIHLVGSHSIYSAGNSSAELAIMAVILLMLSTLLHLLIC; encoded by the exons atgaactGCTTGACATTACTCTTTTTTTCTCTAATATTGATTATAGCAGCTAATGTCTCCGCTAATAGCGGTGTCTTTAGCGTTAAGTACAGATTCGCCGGCCAACAACAATCTCTCAGTGACCTTAAAGCTCACGACGATCGCCGTCAGCTCCGTATTCTCGCCGGCGTTGATCTCCCTCTCGGCGGGAGTGGCCGTGCTGATGCTCTAGG GCTTTATTATGCTAAGATTGGAATTGGAACTCCTTCGAAGGACTATTATGTACAGGTTGATACTGGAAGTGATATTATGTGGGTTAACTGTATTCAATGTAGAGAATGCCCTAGAACAAGCTCCCTTGGT atgGATCTCACACTTTATAATTTGAAGGAGTCTGTTACTGGGAAGTTAGTGCCTTGTGATCAAGAGTTTTGCTATGAGGTGAATGGAGGTCCATTATCTGGGTGTACGGCAAATATGACTTGCCCTTATCTTGAGATATATGGAGACGGGAGTTCTACTGCAGGTTATTTTGTGAAGGATGTTATGCAATATGATGGAGTATCTGGTGATTTCCAAACTACATCTGCTAATGGAAGTGTTATATTTGG GTGTGGGGCTAGACAGTCAGGGGATTTGAGCGCAAGTAATGAAGAAGCTCTTGATGGTATACTTGGTTTTGGGAAAGCAAATTCATCAATGATTTCACAACTAGCTGCCAATGGAAAGGTGAAAAAAATATTTGCTCATTGCTTAGATGGTATAAATGGCGGCGGTATCTTTGCTATGGGACATGTTGTGCAGCCTAAAGTTAACATGACACCATTAATACCAAACCA GCCCCACTACAATGTCAATATGACGGCAGTTCAAGTTGGTAAAGATTTCCTACCTCTTCCGACTGATGTTTTTGAGGCTGGAGATCGGAAGGGAGCAATAATAGATAGCGGTACAACCTTGGCCTATCTCCCAGAATTTATTTATGAACCATTAGTCAGTAAG ATCATTTCTCAGCAGCCTCATTTGGAAGTTCGTACTGTACGGGACGAGTATACATGTTTTCAGTATTCTGGAAG TGTGGATGATGACTTTCCAGTTGTCATGTTTCATTTTGAAAACTCGGTTTTCTTAAAGGTTCATCCACATGAATATTTATTCCCATTT GAAAGTTTATTGTGTATTGGATGGCAAAATAGTGGAATGCAATCAAGGGATAGAAGGAACATGACACTTTTGGGAG ATTTAGTACTTTCAAATAAGCTTGTTCTGTACGATCTCGAAAATCAGGCCATTGGATGGACCGAATACAACT GTTCGTCAAGCATTAAAGTGCAGGATGAACGTACTGGAACAATACATTTAGTAGGTTCCCACTCGATCTATTCTGCTGGCAATTCTAGTGCAGAATTGGCTATAATGGCTGTAATCTTGTTAATGCTAAGTACTCTGCTGCATCTTTTAATTTGCTAA
- the LOC126685995 gene encoding uncharacterized protein LOC126685995, whose amino-acid sequence MQLEGAVDKEKNRVIFVESDGDFVDVLFTFLTMPMGEIVKLMRKYQQTKTVGCMDNLYASIENLDSKCFSNETCRKMLLNPANGAATQCKKLKPQINDTKTFEFFSCENFSRCRLVSQYEGTICDCGKGMCLYAQFDNDICGSQKDGGFVKRLTRVMISDELQVMPLSTASAFSFLSKLGVIDGNAIAGRTFDIGSIHKVVNLLKSSLVSETSLTEILLKPNEIPEISKKTSKLYSFSLKTKSGDQYTSKGNDKIRIKLMLSKSNKKVCYAEAGEDFVDLLFSFLTVPLGYILKEMNGAVSNGCIHHLYNSIACLDVETYFKSDYHKEILLSPKVAPNLGYENQLLRVEEAVHPEYHSVYSRNKLRFSIDKLSIHNDPVHVKDPKLSDKVAKTSGGFVMMGPAMFTVTDDLIVTPISIVSGVSILSKLKVPFTDLEDRSVYVGTKEAVHLMIASFISESALTDTSVSQILKVPKQES is encoded by the exons ATGCAATTGGAGGGGGCAGTCGACAAGGAAAAGAATAGAGTTATATTTGTTGAATCTGATGGGGATTTTGTTGATGTTCTCTTTACTTTTCTCACAATGCCTATGGGAGAAATTGTTAAGCTCATGCGTAAGTACCAACAAACAAAAACAGTAGGCTGCATGGACAATTTGTATGCGAGCATTGAAAACCTTGATTCTAAGTGTTTCAGCAATGAAACATGTAGAAAAATGCTGCTAAATCCTGCGAACGGAGCTGCAACTCAGTGCAAGAAACTAAAACCTCAAATCAATGATACGAAAACTTTCGAGTTCTTTTCCTGTGAGAATTTTTCTAGGTGCAGATTGGTGAGTCAATATGAAGGTACTATTTGTGACTGTGGAAAAGGAATGTGTTTGTATGCGCAATTTGACAATGACATTTGTGGTTCTCAAAAAGATGGTGGTTTTGTTAAGCGACTCACTAGAGTTATGATTAGTGATGAATTACAAGTGATGCCTCTTTCAACTGCATCCGCCTTTTCTTTCCTTTCCAAGCTTGGAGTTATCGATGGGAATGCCATTGCGGGGAGGACTTTTGACATTGGATCAATCCATAAG GTTGTGAATTTGCTGAAAAGCTCATTAGTGTCTGAGACATCCTTGACTGAAAttttattgaagccaaacgaaaTACCTGAAATAAGCAAGAAAACCTCGAAGCTATACAGTTTCTCTCTTAAAACTAAATCGGGGGATCAATACACATCCAAAGGAAATGACAAGATCCGTATTAAGCTGATGCTCAGCAAATCAAACAAAAAGGTTTGTTATGCAGAAGCTGGTGAAGATTTTGTTGATCTACTCTTCAGCTTCCTTACTGTGCCACTTGGTTATATATTGAAAGAAATGAATGGTGCTGTTTCAAATGGATGCATCCATCATCTATACAATAGTATCGCGTGTCTTGACGTTGAAACATACTTCAAGTCGGATTACCACAAAGAGATTTTACTGTCTCCCAAGGTTGCTCCTAACTTGGGTTATGAGAATCAGCTACTGAGGGTAGAGGAAGCTGTTCACCCAGAATACCACTCCGTTTACAGTCGAAATAAACTAAGATTTTCGATTGACAAATTATCTATTCATAATGATCCAGTCCATGTAAAGGATCCTAAATTATCTGATAAGGTAGCTAAAACTAGTGGAGGATTTGTGATGATGGGACCAGCAATGTTTACAGTAACTGATGATCTGATTGTGACACCCATATCCATTGTATCAGGAGTATCTATTTTGAGTAAATTGAAGGTGCCATTCACTGACCTCGAGGATCGCTCTGTTTATGTGGGCACTAAGGag GCTGTGCATCTCATGATAGCTTCTTTTATCTCGGAATCTGCTTTAACTGATACTTCCGTCTCCCAAATACTCAAAGTTCCGAAACAAGAATCATAA
- the LOC126686005 gene encoding uncharacterized protein LOC126686005, which produces MGKEKIFFGSDETKGKKRPARTVEVDSQILEIVLHYDGEFGEGGYLWGDVCARCFDISQLSLNRLDLWAKKIGVKGLVMYYWRQPELDYHRGIKPLEHDRDVEEMARAALKEGVVDVYVRYLTSDDVHNLVPESGPKLELKEIEEDGPFEPVEDGPVEAVEDAAGVEEGPGDELLLLEWYGTEDEGQVEALEVEIAAAEGPSDVAEGPEEGCSKKQKNK; this is translated from the exons ATGGGAAAAGAAAAGATCTTCTTCGGCAGTGATGAGACGAAAGGGAAGAAACGGCCAG CCCGTACTGTGGAAGTGGATTCTCAGATCTTGGAAATTGTTCTGCACTATGATGGAGAATTTGGAGAAGGTGGTTATTTGTGGGGCGACGTGTGTGCAAGATGTTTTGACATTTCCCAACTGTCACTGAATAGGCTTGATTTGTGGGCCAAAAAAATTGGAGTGAAGGGGCTGGTTATGTATTATTGGAGGCAGCCAGAGTTGGACTATCATCGAGGGATAAAACCTCTTGAACATGATAGAGATGTTGAGGAGATGGCAAGGGCTGCACTAAAAGAAGGTGTGGTTGATGTCTACGTTCGATATTTAACCTCTGATGATGTGCATAATTTGGTGCCTGAGAGTGGACCCAAGTTAGAAttgaaagaaattgaagaagatggtccATTTGAGCCAGTTGAAGATGGTCCAGTGGAGGCAGTTGAAGATGCCGCGGGAGTTGAAGAAGGTCCAGGTGATGAATTATTGTTGCTAGAATGGTACGGCACTGAAGATGAGGGCCAAGTAGAAGCCTTGGAAGTGGAGATTGCTGCTGCTGAAGGCCCATCTGATGTGGCTGAAGGTCCAGAAGAAGGGTGCAGCAAAAAACagaagaacaaataa
- the LOC126686003 gene encoding uncharacterized protein LOC126686003 produces the protein MIETSPNRTPKLSLSSFPNKPYQNHQQDKLAADLSSTPPISNRASIPFQWEEAPGKPRRKQNQSEKCKAVARCLDLPPRLTVLDSPSPSYAVVDDIEVYTRGNGKGRVMFGSGRWGRSKEITRKSSFLMINFSSSSKSHLLTNIYEGFKQVVVPWRRHRQRN, from the exons ATGATCGAGACAAGCCCTAATCgtacacccaaactctccttaTCTTCGTTTCCAAACAAGCCATATCAGAACCACCAGCAGGACAAACTAGCGGCAGACCTATCGTCAACGCCGCCGATCAGTAATCGAGCTTCAATTCCGTTTCAATGGGAGGAAGCGCCGGGAAAGCCGAGACGGAAGCAAAATCAATCGGAGAAGTGTAAAGCCGTCGCCAGGTGCTTAGATTTGCCACCGAGGCTGACGGTGTTGGATAGTCCGTCTCCGTCGTACGCGGTGGTTGATGATATTGAGGTCTATACGAGAGGTAATGGTAAAGGGAGAGTTATGTTTGGGTCTGGGCGGTGGGGAAGAAGTAAGGAGATAACGAGGAAATCTAGTTTTCTTATGATTaatttttcatcttcttcaaaatCTCATTTGCTG ACAAATATTTACGAAGGGTTTAAGCAGGTAGTAGTCCCATGGAGGAGACATAGGCAGAGGAATTAA